In Nocardioides daphniae, the DNA window GGGACGGATGCCCGCCGCCCGAGCCCGGTGCGCCTCTTCGTGACCGGGGCCGAGGAGTGGCGCGACCTCGAGACGTGGCCCCCGCCGACCCACGAGCACGTGCTCCACCTCCACCCGCACGGCGCGTTGGCCGAGGCCGCCCCCGCGGCGGGCAGCGGCCCGAGCGTGTTCACGTACAACCCCGCGCGGCCGACACCGGCCGTGGGTGGGCGCGTGACCAACCCGGCCATCGGCGGGAGGCGCGACAACCGCCGGCTGGAGCAGCGGGACGACGTCCTGACCTTCACCACCGCACCCCTCACCGAACCCATGGAGGTCATGGGCAGCCCGGCCGTCGAGCTGTTCCACGCGACCGACAACCCCTACGCCGACCTCTTCGTCCGGCTCTGCGAGGTCACGGAGGACGGCCGCTCGGTCAACCTGAGCGACGGGTTCCGGAGGCTGGGCCCGGCGGACGCCAACGGGTCCGTGGAGATCTCGCTCGATGCGGTGGCCCACCGTTTCAACCCCGGCGTACGCCTCCGCCTGCAGGTGTCAGGAGGGGCTCACCCCCGGTACGCACGCCAGCTCGGGACCAGCGAGGGCCCCGCGACCAGCACCGCGATGGCGAACTCCCACCGCACGATCTCGCACGGCGACGGAGGGTCGTCCAGGCTGCTCCTCCCCTGCCTGCCTGCGACCCCTGTCGAGCGCGCCTGAGCCGACCGCCGTCCACCGTGCTCGTCACCGTGCGCGACCTATAGTCGCGCCATGCCCTCGTCCCGGCCTGCGAAGTCGGCCGCTCCCCAGAAGGAGCGCGAGGGCACGGTGCGCGTGGGCCTGTGCGGCTGGACGATCGCGCAGAGCGCGTACGTCCGCCGCTTCCCGCTCGTGGAGGTCCAGCACACCTTCTACGAACCGCCCACGGACGCGATGCTGGCGCGGTGGCGCGCGCAGGTGCCGGCTGAGTTCGAGTTCACGATCAAGGCGTGGCAGGTCGTCACCCACGAGTCCAGCAGCCCCACCTACCGCCGGATGAAGCAGCCGCTGCCCGACGAGGCCCACGGCCAGGTCGGAGCGTTCCGTACGACGCCCCACGTCCTGGCCGCCTGGCGACGCACCCTCGAGTGCGCGCGCATCCTGGAGGCGAGCGCAGTGCTGCTGCAGTGCCCGAAGAGCTTCCGGCCCACCGCCGCCAACGTCGACCGGCTGCGTACGTTCGTCGCGGAGGTCGAGCGGCCGGCCGGACGCCTCCTCTGGGAGCCGCGCGGTGACTGGCCTCGGTCGTTGGTCGCCGAGCTGTGCACCGAGCTGGGCCTCGTGCATGTGGTCGACCCGATGCAGACGGAGACCGTCACCCCGAGCAGACGTACTACCGGCTGCACGGGACCACTGGCGCGCGCCACGTCCACACCGACGACGAGCTGCGGCGGTTGCACGACCTGGTCGACGGTCGGCCCACGCCCTACGTCATGTTCAACAACATCCCCCGCACGGGCGACGCCGAGCGGTTCCTCGCGCTCCTCCGCGACCGCTGACCAGCGACGTCACTGGGAGGGAAGGGACCGGAGCACGCCCCTCCGGGCGTTTCGTCGCACCTCCCACCGGGCACAGCCGGGGAGGACCCCCACGACGTCAGCGAAGGAAGACCATGTGCCGCGTGCTCGCCTACATCGGGCCGGAGATCCCGCTGGAGAACCTCCTGCTCAAGCCGGAGAACAGCCTCATCAACCAGACCCTCGACCCCGAGCGGCACCCCCAGCTCCAGCTGGCGGGCTGGGGTTTCGGGGCATGGAGCGAGCACCTGCTGGCCCCCGAGAAGCCGTTCCTCTACCACCGCCCCATGGCCGCCTTCTACGACGACAACGTCGAAGGCATCGTGCCGAGCCTCCAGGTGAACACGATGCTGGCCCACGTCCGGGCAGCGGACTACAACGCCAAGACCGTGCTCACCGACGAGAACTGCCACCCGTTCTCCTACATGGGGACTCCGTGGATCGTCGCCCAGAACGGCGACATGCCCCACTGGCAGATCCTCCAGCGCGAGCTGCTGCAGCACTGCAAGGACGAGTACCTGGAGCAGATGGCCGGCAACACCGACACCGAGTTCCTCTACGTGCTCCTGCTCTCCCTGCTGGAGAGCGACAGCGACGAGGACGTGAAGCGCGCCTTCGAGGAGATGCTGAGGCTCATCGTGAAAGCGATGGAGGACCTCGACCTCCAGGCCCTGGTCAAGCTGAAGATGGCGCTGGTCGCCCCCAACCGGATCGTCGGCGTCAACGTCGGCACGGGACACCACGGCGAGACCGAGCCGGAGGGCGACTGGCGGGAGCTGCGCAAGTCCGGCCCCGGCACCGACGACTACGCCCTGGCCATGCTGCTCGAGCCGATGTACATGCTGATGGGCCGCGACTTCCACACCGACAAGGCGGTCTACGAGTTCGAGAACTGCAACGAGGAGGAGGCGACGTCCGTCATCTTCGCCTCCGAGCCGTTGACCGACAGCACCGACGAGTGGTCGACGTTGGAGTTCGGGGAGATCGTGTTCCTCGAGCGGGACGGCGACAGCATCACCCGGACCGTCGACAAGCTGAAGGTGTAGGCCGGCCGGGCGCCGACCACGCGCACCTGTCGAAATGAGTTGAGTGGAGCTCTGCAGTCACCAGGTGACTGCAGAGCTCCACTCACGCGTCTCGGCACGGAGCCGGAGATACGTCAGGCGCGGTCGCGCAGACCCAGCTGCTCGGTGGTCTCGGCCAGCGCCTCGGCAGCACACTCGGGGTGCTCGGCCAGGTTCATGCCGTAGGTCCCGATGGCCTTCTCCAGCGCGGGGGTCCAGTCCTCGATCTTCTCGGGGAAGCACCGCTGCAGCACCTCGAGCATGATCGATGCCGCGGTCGAGGCGCCCGGGGAGGCACCCAGCAGGCCGGCGATCGAGCCGTCGGCCGCAGTGACGACCTCGGTGCCGAACTGGAGCACGCCACCCTGGCCGGGAACCTTCTTGATCACCTGGACGCGCTGACCCGCGGTGACCTTCTCCCAGTCCTCGGCGCGAGCGCCGGGGAAGTACTCCTGCAGCGCCTTGAGCTGGCGGTTCTTCGAGGCCAGGAGCTCCGAGACCAGGTACTTCACCAGGGCCAGGTTGCGGACACCGACCTGGAGCATCGGGACGAGGTTGTGCAGCCGCACCGACTTGACCAGGTCGAAGAGCGAACCGTTCTTCAGGAAGCGGGGGCTGAAGCCGGCGTACGGGCCGAACATCACGGCCGGCTTGCCGTTGACCATGCGGGTGTCGAGGTGCGGCACCGACATCGGCGGCGCGCCGACCGCGGCCTTGCCGTAGACCTTCGCCTGGTGGGCCTCGACGACCTCCGGGGCGGTGGTGCGCCAGAACTCACCCGAGACCGGGAAGCCACCGAAGCCGCGGGCCTCCTCGATGCCGGAGCGCTGCAGCAGCGTGAGGGCCTGGCCGCCGGCGCCGACGAAGACGAAGCGCGCCTTCGCGGTGAACTTGCCGTTCTTTCCCTTGCCCTTGACGCGCCAGCCCTCGGCGTCGCGCTTGATGGTGCGGATCTCGGTGCCGAGGTGGATCTCGGCGTCGCCGTTGTCGACCAGGCGGTGGATCATGTGCGCGGTGAGGGCACCGAAGTCGACGTCGGTGCCGTCGAGCGAACGGGTCGCGGCGACGGGCTGCTCCGGGTCACGCCCCTGGGTGAGCAGCGGGGCCCACTCGGCGATGACGGCCGGGTCCTCGGTGTACTCCATCCCGGCGAAGAGCGGGTGGCCGTGCAGGCTGTCGTAGCGCTTCTTGAGGTAGGCGACGTTGTCGGCGCCCCAGACGAAGGAGATGTGCGGAGTCGGGTGGATGAACGACTCCGGCTCCGGGAGGTGGCCGTTGGCCACGAGGAAGGACCAGAGCTGGCGGCTGACGAGGAACTGCTCGTTGACGTCGATCGCCTTCGACACCTCGACGGAGCCGTCGGGCAGCTGCGGCGAGTAGTTCAGCTCGCAGAGCGCCGCGTGGCCGGTGCCGGCGTTGTTCCACGGACCCGAGGACTCCTGGGCGACTTCGTCGAGCCGCTCGACGAACCCGAGGCGCCAGGTCGGCTCGACCTGGTGCAGCAGGGTGGCGAGCGTGGCGGACATGATTCCGCCTCCGACCAGCAGTACGTCGTACTGGTCGATGTGGTCGGGGGTCTTCACAAACTCTCCTGGCAGGTGTATGGGTCGGAGAACGCACCAACGGTGCCACCCCTGCCGAAAGACCCTTGACAGCGGCCCCCTACCACCCCCCGGTAATTGCGTGCTAGGTCACATTTTGAGGAATCCGTCACGCTCAGGTCACCCCCGGACGGGCTCGATCGTCATGCTGGTGAAGGCCCCACGGGGCAGGGATCGAGCAAGGAGGAAGTCATGGCCGAGAAGACGTTGGAGAAGGGATTCAGCAAGGAGGAGCGCGAGGCCATGAAGGCCCGTGCCGCCGAGCTCAGGACGGCCGGGAAGTCCGGGACCAAGAAGGCCCAGGCCGAGCGCCAGGCCCTGCTCGACGTGATCGACGGGATGCCCGACGACGAGAAGGCGATCGTCACGCGCGTGCACGAGATCGTCGGCGAGCTGGCCCCCGACCTGCTGCCGAAGACCTGGTACGGCATGCCTGCCTGGGCCCGCGACGGCAAGGTCGACGTCTTCGTGAAGCATGCCTCGAAGTTCACGATGCGCTGCACCGAGGTCGGCTTCACCGAGGACGCCCACCTCGACGACGGCGCGATGTGGCCGACGGTCTTCGCGGTCACGGAGATGAACCCCACCGTCGAGAAGCAGCTCGTCGACCTGGTGGGGCGCATCTCCTGATCCTTGACCCGGGTCTCCGGGTCCGCTCAGGCGGCCACCAGGTCGTCGATCTGGTTGATCGCCGAGGAGGCACCCTCGATGACACCCATCTCCAGGACCTTCTCCAGGCCCTCGACGGTCTCGTAGGTGCTCACGAACGTGGCGCGGGTGCCGCCGTCGTGCTCGGCGAAGGAGAAGACGCTGGTGCTGACGGGCATGTCGGGGTTCTTCGTGAACTGCTCGTCCAGCGCGAAGCCGTCGACGAAGTCGAAGGCGTGGGGCTCGTCGACCGACTGGATCTCCCAGTAGCCGTAGTACCGCTCCCCCTCCGGGCTGGTCATGTAGTAGTTCATCCGGCCACCCGGGCTCATGTCGTGGTCGACGAAGGTGGCGGGGTAGGTCGGCGGACCCCAGACGCGCTCAAGCTGCCGCGGGTCGGCGTACACCTCCCAGATGCGCTTCACGGGGGCGGCGAAGTCGGCGACGATCGTGATCGTGCGGCTGTCGAGGTCGTGCGAGACGTCGGTGACGGGCATGGCGATCAGTCCTTCTGTGGGTGACGCGGAGGCGTCGGCTCGGTGTGGGGTGCCGGCTCGGCGATGAGGTCGTCGATCCGGGAGATGCGGCCACGCCAGAGGGACTCCAGCTCGGCGAGCATCGCGCCCACCGACCGCACCGCAGCCACGTCGCCGCTGGCCAGGGCCTCACGTCCCTGCCGACGCTTGGTCAGCAGGCCCGCTCGCTCCAGCACGGCGACGTGCTTCTGCACCGCGGCGAAGCTCATGTCGTACGACGCCGCGAGGGCCGAGACGGAGTGCTCGCCGGCCAGCACTCTGCGCAGGATGTCGCGCCTGGTGCGGTCGGAGAGCGCATGGAACATGGCGTCCGCCCTGTCCTCGTCCTTCTCGTCCACATCCTCAACCTACAACCATATGGTTGTAGTTTGTCAAGGGGTGTCGTGACGTTCCTCGACCGGTGCCACCCGATGCTCGGTGGAGGCCTCCCCGCCCTTCGACAGGGCCGCCACCACGCGCAAGGCCGCCGGGCCGACTCGTCGCGACAGCGCAAGGTGCATCGCGAGACCCGCCGCCACCCTCGTACGCTGCCCCGGCGCCCGGCGCTCCGCGGCATAGTGCTCCACCCCCGCCAGACCTCGGGCATTGAGCGCCTCCCCCAGCACGACTGCGTCGACCAGCGCCTCGCACGCCCCGCGGCCCAGGTTGGGCGTCATGGCGTGAGCAGCGTCGCCCACCAGCACGTAGCGGCCCTCGACCAGACGCCGAGGTCGTCGCGACTCCAGGATGCTGTTGACGACCGTCCGCTCCTCGGTGGCCGCCGCCAGCGTCGCCCGCACCGCCTCGGGCCACTGCGCGTACGCCGAGCGCGCCCACGCCAGAAGCTCGCCAGGGCTGCCCTCAGGGCGTCGCGCCGAGGCGTACCAGTTGGTCCCGAGCCCGTCGGCCATCAGGTTGGGGCCGATCCCGAAGAGCATGCCGTCGCCCCAGAACTCCTGCATGCGGTCGAGCGGCCCCTCGGGCGGCTCCGGGAGCACGCCGCGAACCGCCACCACGCCGGAGTCGCGCGGCTCCTCACCCCAGACCTGTCGCCGGACGACGCTGCGGGCGCCGTCGGCCGCCACGACGAGGTCGCCCTCGAGCGAGGCGACGTCGTCGACGTGACGGCACTCCCGGACCACCGCGTCGGGCACGGCCTGCTCGAGCAGCTGCAGGAGACCGGGACGAGTGACGAGCCAGGTGCTGGCGTCTCGCTTCACCACCGCGACGGGTCGCCGCGCCACGTCGGCCGTCACGACACCTGTCGTCAGGCGCCACCCCCGGGTGCGCAAGGGGTCGGCCAGACCGATGCGATCGAGCGCGTCAAGTGCGAAGGGCCAGATGCCGAACGCGGTCGGCACCTTGCCGCCGTGCGGGTTGCGCTCGATCACCCGCACGTCGTACATCGCGGGGTCCAGCGTCGCCGCGAGCGCGAGGCCAGCAACTCCCCCGCCGAGAATGGTGATGGTGGGCATGTGACGACGCTAGTACTACATTCGTAGTTCCACAACGCCTGTAGTCTTTTCGCGTGCCCACCCGCCGAGAGCTCGTCGCCGACGCCGCCGTGACCGTGCTCGCCACGGAGGGTCCCCGCGGACTCACGCACCGAGCGGTCGACCGGGCGGCAGACCTGCCGCCCGGCAGCACCTCCAACTGCTTCCGCAGCCGCGCGGCCCTGGTGTCGGCCGTCATCGACCGGGTCGAGCAGCTCGACCTCGAGGTGATGGCGTCGACGCTGGGCTCCGATCCCGCGCCGCTCAGCGCGCTTCCGGGCCAGCTCGCCGCCGTCGTCGGGGCGATGACCGCGCCGGAGCACGTGCGGGCGACCCGGGCACGTCTGGCCCTCCTGCTCGACGAGAGCGCCGGTGGGGCGATGGCCCTGGGCCACCACCGTTTCCTGGCCCGACTGCGCGACATGCTCGCCGAGGGTGGGCACCCGACGCCGGACGCCAGTGCGCGGATGGTCTCCGACCTGCTCGACGGCGCCCTGCTGCATGCCGTCGCAGTGCCCACACGACAGGTGGACGTCGACCAGCTGCGCGCAGGGGTGGCGCGTCTTCTCGGCTGAGCCGTGGTCATTGACGGCGCCACGGGCCAGTGGCAGCGTGCAGGAGCATGGCTCTTGCACGCATGCGAACCGTCGTCCTCGACTGCCCCGACCCGCGGGCCCTCGCCGACTTCTACGCCGACCTCGTCGGCGGGGAGGTCACCTCGGCCGAGGACGACTGGGTCGTGCTCGAGCTGGACGGCTGGCGCTTCGCCTTCCAGCGCGCGGAGGACTTCGTCGCCCCCACCTGGCCCACCGGTGAGCGACCCCAGCAGTTCCACCTGGACGTCACGGTGGACAACGTCGACGCCGTCGAGCCGCAGGTGCTCGCGCTCGGCGCCATGAAGCACGACGTACAGCCCGGGGTCGAGG includes these proteins:
- a CDS encoding TetR/AcrR family transcriptional regulator: MPTRRELVADAAVTVLATEGPRGLTHRAVDRAADLPPGSTSNCFRSRAALVSAVIDRVEQLDLEVMASTLGSDPAPLSALPGQLAAVVGAMTAPEHVRATRARLALLLDESAGGAMALGHHRFLARLRDMLAEGGHPTPDASARMVSDLLDGALLHAVAVPTRQVDVDQLRAGVARLLG
- a CDS encoding FAD-dependent monooxygenase, with the protein product MPTITILGGGVAGLALAATLDPAMYDVRVIERNPHGGKVPTAFGIWPFALDALDRIGLADPLRTRGWRLTTGVVTADVARRPVAVVKRDASTWLVTRPGLLQLLEQAVPDAVVRECRHVDDVASLEGDLVVAADGARSVVRRQVWGEEPRDSGVVAVRGVLPEPPEGPLDRMQEFWGDGMLFGIGPNLMADGLGTNWYASARRPEGSPGELLAWARSAYAQWPEAVRATLAAATEERTVVNSILESRRPRRLVEGRYVLVGDAAHAMTPNLGRGACEALVDAVVLGEALNARGLAGVEHYAAERRAPGQRTRVAAGLAMHLALSRRVGPAALRVVAALSKGGEASTEHRVAPVEERHDTP
- a CDS encoding malate:quinone oxidoreductase yields the protein MKTPDHIDQYDVLLVGGGIMSATLATLLHQVEPTWRLGFVERLDEVAQESSGPWNNAGTGHAALCELNYSPQLPDGSVEVSKAIDVNEQFLVSRQLWSFLVANGHLPEPESFIHPTPHISFVWGADNVAYLKKRYDSLHGHPLFAGMEYTEDPAVIAEWAPLLTQGRDPEQPVAATRSLDGTDVDFGALTAHMIHRLVDNGDAEIHLGTEIRTIKRDAEGWRVKGKGKNGKFTAKARFVFVGAGGQALTLLQRSGIEEARGFGGFPVSGEFWRTTAPEVVEAHQAKVYGKAAVGAPPMSVPHLDTRMVNGKPAVMFGPYAGFSPRFLKNGSLFDLVKSVRLHNLVPMLQVGVRNLALVKYLVSELLASKNRQLKALQEYFPGARAEDWEKVTAGQRVQVIKKVPGQGGVLQFGTEVVTAADGSIAGLLGASPGASTAASIMLEVLQRCFPEKIEDWTPALEKAIGTYGMNLAEHPECAAEALAETTEQLGLRDRA
- a CDS encoding SRPBCC family protein, whose protein sequence is MPVTDVSHDLDSRTITIVADFAAPVKRIWEVYADPRQLERVWGPPTYPATFVDHDMSPGGRMNYYMTSPEGERYYGYWEIQSVDEPHAFDFVDGFALDEQFTKNPDMPVSTSVFSFAEHDGGTRATFVSTYETVEGLEKVLEMGVIEGASSAINQIDDLVAA
- a CDS encoding class II glutamine amidotransferase, translating into MLAYIGPEIPLENLLLKPENSLINQTLDPERHPQLQLAGWGFGAWSEHLLAPEKPFLYHRPMAAFYDDNVEGIVPSLQVNTMLAHVRAADYNAKTVLTDENCHPFSYMGTPWIVAQNGDMPHWQILQRELLQHCKDEYLEQMAGNTDTEFLYVLLLSLLESDSDEDVKRAFEEMLRLIVKAMEDLDLQALVKLKMALVAPNRIVGVNVGTGHHGETEPEGDWRELRKSGPGTDDYALAMLLEPMYMLMGRDFHTDKAVYEFENCNEEEATSVIFASEPLTDSTDEWSTLEFGEIVFLERDGDSITRTVDKLKV
- a CDS encoding ArsR/SmtB family transcription factor; translated protein: MDEKDEDRADAMFHALSDRTRRDILRRVLAGEHSVSALAASYDMSFAAVQKHVAVLERAGLLTKRRQGREALASGDVAAVRSVGAMLAELESLWRGRISRIDDLIAEPAPHTEPTPPRHPQKD
- a CDS encoding VOC family protein, producing MRTVVLDCPDPRALADFYADLVGGEVTSAEDDWVVLELDGWRFAFQRAEDFVAPTWPTGERPQQFHLDVTVDNVDAVEPQVLALGAMKHDVQPGVEAGDTFRVYLDPAGHPFCLCWD